AGGGCGGGGAGGGCCTCGGGCCGCCCCGGATCCTCCAGCCAGAACGGGGTGGGTTTGACGTCACTGAGCGCACGGGCGGAGTCCATGCCGTATCAGCCGCTTTCTGGTCGTCGTTCGGGCTGTGGTCAGTAGAACGGGGAGGTGGCGTGGTGGGGCATCAGGCGCGCGCCTTCCGGCGGTTGCCGATCCACTGCCCGGTGACGGTGAGGAGGACGGCGGCGACGAACATCGCGGTGCCGATCACGTTCACCTGGACGGGTATGCCGCGCTGGGAGGCGCCCCAGACGAACATCGGGAAGGTGACGGTCGTCGGGCCGGAGTTGAACTGGGTGATGATGAAGTCGTCGAAGGAGAGGGCGAAGCTGAGTAGCGCGCCGGCGGCGATGCCGGGGGCGGCGAGCGGCAGGGTGATCTTGAGGAAGGTCTGCACGGGGGTGGCGTAGAGGTCCTGGGCGGCCTGTTCGAGGCGCGGGTCCATGCTCATGACGCGGGCCTTGACGGCGGTGACCACGAAGCTGAGGCAGAACATGATGTGGGCGATCAGGATCGTGGTGAAGCCGAACGGGATGCGCATGTTGAGGAACAGCGTGCCGAGCGAGGCGGCCATGACGACCTCGGGCATGGCCATCGGCAGGAAGATCAGCCCGGTGGTGGCGGCGCGGCCGCGGAAGCGGTAGCGGGCCAGGGCGAAGGCGACCATGGTGCCGAGGATCGTGGCGCCGGCGGTCGCGGCGAGGGCGAGCTGGAGGCTGAGGGCGAGCGAGCCGCACATGTCGGCGACGCCGCAGGGGTCCGTCCAGGCGGCGGTGGAGAACTCCGCCCACTCGTAGTTGAACTTGCCGGCCGGCTTGTTGAACGAGAAGAGCAGGACGACGAGGTTGGGCAGTACGAGGTAGGCGAGGGCGAGGATGCCCGCGAGGGTGACGAGGTGCCGGCGCAGCCAGCTGAACACACTGCTCATCAGACCAGGTCCTCCGTTCCGGCCTTGCGCATGTAGACCGTCACCACGCCGAGGATCAGGGCCATCAGGATGAAGCTCAGGGCGGCCGCCGTGGGGTAGTCGAGCACGTTGAGGAACTGCTTCTGGATGCCGTTGCCGACCATCTGCTCGCTGGGCGAGCCGAGCAGCTGGGCGTTGATGTAGTCGCCGGAGGCGGGGATGAAGGTGAGCAGGGTGCCCGCGACGACGCCCGGCAGGGAGATCGGGAAGGTCACCTT
This genomic window from Streptomyces sp. TLI_235 contains:
- a CDS encoding ABC-type spermidine/putrescine transport system permease subunit II, yielding MSSVFSWLRRHLVTLAGILALAYLVLPNLVVLLFSFNKPAGKFNYEWAEFSTAAWTDPCGVADMCGSLALSLQLALAATAGATILGTMVAFALARYRFRGRAATTGLIFLPMAMPEVVMAASLGTLFLNMRIPFGFTTILIAHIMFCLSFVVTAVKARVMSMDPRLEQAAQDLYATPVQTFLKITLPLAAPGIAAGALLSFALSFDDFIITQFNSGPTTVTFPMFVWGASQRGIPVQVNVIGTAMFVAAVLLTVTGQWIGNRRKARA